CGAACGCCTCGTGGATCTCCACCAGGTCGACGTCGTGGACCGAGAGGCCGGCGCGCGCGAGCGCCACCGGCATCGCGAGCACGGGACCCTGCAGCAGCTGCTCGCCGGGGTCGAGCGCGGCGTACGCGTAGCTCCGCACGTAGGCGAGCGGCTCGTGGCCTAACGACGCGGCGACGTCCTCGCGCATGAGCAGCACCGCCGCCGCGCCGTCGGTGAGCGGCGACGCGTTCCCCGCCGTCACCGTGCCGAAGCGGCGGTCGAACACCGGCGGCAGCGCGGCGAGCTTCTCGAGCGACGTGTCGGCGCGCACGCCGTTGTCGCGGTCGAGCGGCGCGCCGCCGGCGTCCCACACCGTCGCGATCTCCGCGGTGAGCCGACCGTCGGCGGTGCCGGCCGCGGCGAGCCGATGCGACCGCAGCGCCCACGCATCCTGCGCCGCGCGCCCGATGCCGTTGATCTTCGCCATCTTCTCGGCGCTCTCCCCCATCGTCTCGCCGGTCGATGGCTCGGCGATCGCCGGCGTGACCGGAACGAAGTCGCGCGGACGGAGGGTCGCGAGCGTGCGCACGCGTGCCGCCGCCGTCTTCGCGCGCGACGCGGCGACGATCGCGTCGCTCATGCGCCGGGAGTGGAGCACCGGCACGCGCGACAGCGACTCCGCGCCGCCCGCGATCGCGCACTCGACGTGGCCGAGCACGATCTGGTCGGCGGCGTCGGTCACCGCCTGGTTCGCGGATGCGCAGGCGCGGCTCACCGTGAAGCTCTGGACGCCTCTCGGAAGCTGCGGCAGCAGCGACACCTCGCGCGCGATGTTCGGCTCCGTGACCGCGTGCAGCACGGTCCCGTAGACGATCGCCTGCACCGTGCGCGGGTCGAGCTCCGTGCGCTCGAGCAGCTCGGCGACGCACCGCCTGCCTAACTGGATCGCGCTGAGATCCCTGAGCGCGGTGCCGGCGCGGGCGAACGGCGTGCGCACACCGTCGACGATGGCGACGCGGCGGCCGGGCGCTCCGTACGCGACGCGCGCGTGGCTGGTCATGCGCGCTAACGTAGCCGTCGCGGCCGGTGACGCCATAGCAGGATTCGGCAAGTGCCCGCGACGCCGAACCGTTAGACTCCGCGCGTGCCCGACACCACCGCCCGCGCTCCGCGCAGCCACGTCATCGCCGCCCTCGCCGCCGTCTACGTCGTGTGGGGGTCCACGTATCTCGCCATCCGCTACGCGATCGTCTCGCTGCCGCCGTTCCTCATGGGCGGCACGCGCTTCGCCGCCGCGGGCGCGGGGATGTACCTCGTGCTGCGCCGCGGCGGCGCGCCGCGTCCCACGGCGCGCGAGTGGTGGTGGTCCGCGGTCGCCGGCGTGCTGCTGCTCGGCATCGGCAACGGCAGCGTGGCGTGGGCGGAGCAGCGCGTGCCGTCGGGCACCGCGGCGCTCATCGTCGCCACGGTCGCGCTGTGGATCGTGATGCTCGACTGGCTGCGCCCCGGCGGGCGACGGCCGCCGGCCCTCGTGCTCGGCGGCGTGCTGCTCGGGCTCGTGGGCGTCGCCACGCTCGTCGGGCCGAAGGGATTCTCGGCGGGCGGGAGCCGCGTGGACCTCGTCGGGGCGCTCGTGCTGGTCGGCGCGTCGCTCGCGTGGGCGATCGGGTCGCTGCTCGCGCGCGGGCGCATGCCGCGGCCGATGCTGCTCGGCGCCGCGATGCAGATGGTGTGCGGCGGCGTGTGGCTGCTGCTGTTCGGGCTCGCGATCGGCGAGGGCGCTCGACTGAACCTCGACGCCGTGGGCGGGCGCTCGCTGCTCGCGTTAGGCTATCTCGTCGTCTTCGGCTCGCTCGTCGGCTACTCGGCGTACATCTGGCTGGTAGGGCACGTCGCGCCGGCGCTCGCCACGACGTACGCGTACGTGAACCCCGTGCTCGCCGTGCTGCTCGGCTGGGCGATCGCCGGCGAACCCCTCGACGCACGGATCGCCGTCGCGGCGGCGACGATCGTCGGCGCGGTGGCCCTCGTCTCGATCGGACAGGCGCGAAAAGCACGCGGCGCGTGACGAGAGGTCTCTCGCCACGCGCCGCGCGTCACGCCTCACGCGTTCACATGCTCGCGACGATGCGCTTCGCGTACGCGGTCAGCGCGCCGGCGTCGGCCGACGAGAGCCGACCGGCCTGGAGCAGCGCGTCGACCTGGTTCATGAACGCCTGAAGCTGATTCTCCGCCGGCGTCGCGTTCTCCCTCAGCAGCGACTTGACCGTCGCGTCGAGCGTCGCGCGGAGTGCATCCGCCTCGCCGGCCGAGAGCTTTCCGGCCGCCTGCAGGTCGCTCACCACGCCGGCGAGGGCCTGGGTACCCTGCTGCGCCGAGAGCACGGTGACCTGCGCGGAGCGCGTGCCCACGCCGCCGTCGTCGTCGGTGACGGTGACGGTGACGGTTCGCACGCCGGCGGTCGTGTACGTGTGCGAGAGCGCGAACGTGCCGGCCCCCAGCGCGAGCGACGTCGCGGGGGCGTCGCCGTAGCTCACGGTGCCCGTGAACGTGTCGGCGCCCGGGTCGGAGAACGTGCCGCTCGCCTGGTAGGTCTCCCCACGCAGGATCGTGGCGCCGGCGAACGCGTTCACCGTCGGCGCGACGTTCGTGATCGTCACCGAGCGCGTGGCGACGCTCGCCGCGCCCTTGTCGTCGGACACGGTGAGGCGCACCTCGTACGTCCCGTTGTCGGCGAACGCGCGGCTCAACGTGGGCTGGATCCCGACGACCTGGCCGTTGACGCGCCACTCGTAGCTCAGCACGTCGCCGGCATCCGGGTCGCTCGACGTCGTCGCGTCGAACGCGAGCGTCTGCCCTTCGCTGCCGCCGTCGACGCCGGCGCCGGTGATGCGCGCGGTCGGCGCGCAGTTGCTCGCCTCGACCTTGCACTCGATCGCGTCGGGAAGCGCGGCGAGGAAGTCGTAGCCGGTCGACTTCTGGATCTTCGCCACCGTCGTCTTGTACGCCGTCCAGTCGCCCGTCGGCGGCGACGAGACGTTAGGCATGTTGACGGCGATCACGTTCACGTCCGTCGTCGACGACACGTTCGCCAGGCCCGTGTTCGCGGGCATCAGGACGACGATCTTCCACGTCGAGTCGGGGATCGCGATCTTGCCCTCGTTCTTCAGCGTGCCGAGGCCGACGCCGTTCGTGAAGACACCGCCGGCGATGACGTACGCCTCGCGTCCCGCCTTCACCGAGTCGCGCAGCGCGTTCTCCAGGTTCTCCCACGGCCCGGCGTTCAGCCCGTGCTGCTGGGGGAGGAAGTTCGTGAGGAAGAACGTGCGCGCGTTCTCGCCGTCCGTGGCCGTCTGGTCGGCCGACGGCTCCATGTGGCCGCGGTCGTAGCCGCCGTTCGTGTAGTCGAGCGTGTTGTACATGTACTGGCCGTACCCGAGACGCACGAGCGCCGTGTCGGCCGAGTAGCAGTTGCAGCGGTTGCGCGTGCCGAGGTGCGACGCGCTGAGGTCCCAGCTCACCCAGTTCGGGCCGCCGCGCTGCGGGTTGTACGAGATCGTGTACTGCTCGCGCGCGATGATGACGTCGTTGCTCGCGTCGGCGTCGGTCGGCGTGCCGAACTCGGTGTTGTGGCCGACGCGCGCGCTCGCGTTGTACAGCGGCACCTCGGTCGGCACGGCGATCGACGCCGTGCTGCCGTCGCCCGCCGTGACGGTGATCGTCGCCGTGCCGTTGCCCGCGGCGGTGACCAGGCCGCGCTGATCGACCGACACGATGGCCGGGTCGGAGCTCGACCACGTCACGTTCGATGCGAACACCGGGTTGCCCGACTTGTCGGCGCTCCCGCTGTTGACGAAGACCTGCGTCTGATAGCCGATGACGAGCGGCGACGTGCCGAGGCTGAGCGAGATGCTGCCGCCCGGCGCCTGCGTGACGGTGAGCTGCGCCGTGGCCGTCTTCGTCGTGCCGCCGGAGGTGGCGTCGACGGTGATGGTGACCGGGCCGCC
This DNA window, taken from Gemmatirosa kalamazoonensis, encodes the following:
- a CDS encoding acetyl-CoA C-acyltransferase yields the protein MTSHARVAYGAPGRRVAIVDGVRTPFARAGTALRDLSAIQLGRRCVAELLERTELDPRTVQAIVYGTVLHAVTEPNIAREVSLLPQLPRGVQSFTVSRACASANQAVTDAADQIVLGHVECAIAGGAESLSRVPVLHSRRMSDAIVAASRAKTAAARVRTLATLRPRDFVPVTPAIAEPSTGETMGESAEKMAKINGIGRAAQDAWALRSHRLAAAGTADGRLTAEIATVWDAGGAPLDRDNGVRADTSLEKLAALPPVFDRRFGTVTAGNASPLTDGAAAVLLMREDVAASLGHEPLAYVRSYAYAALDPGEQLLQGPVLAMPVALARAGLSVHDVDLVEIHEAFAAQVLSNLAALATRAWAERAGFAEPVGELDPERVNVMGGSIALGHPFGATGARVLTTLCHELRRRGGQFGMLSVCAAGGMGHVMVVERA
- a CDS encoding EamA family transporter — encoded protein: MPDTTARAPRSHVIAALAAVYVVWGSTYLAIRYAIVSLPPFLMGGTRFAAAGAGMYLVLRRGGAPRPTAREWWWSAVAGVLLLGIGNGSVAWAEQRVPSGTAALIVATVALWIVMLDWLRPGGRRPPALVLGGVLLGLVGVATLVGPKGFSAGGSRVDLVGALVLVGASLAWAIGSLLARGRMPRPMLLGAAMQMVCGGVWLLLFGLAIGEGARLNLDAVGGRSLLALGYLVVFGSLVGYSAYIWLVGHVAPALATTYAYVNPVLAVLLGWAIAGEPLDARIAVAAATIVGAVALVSIGQARKARGA
- a CDS encoding DNA/RNA non-specific endonuclease — its product is MTLSVRRSLAAVALLAAACSPDAGRVLAPRLTPQGPARDAGTAGGVHISEIHYDNASTDAGEAVEVSFPIGTSLSGWKIVRFNGSNAAAAVTYTSPIATTGEDLGAIGATTCADGARAVVVVRYAQDGLQNGPNDGLALVNGSQVVELLSYEGPFTVSTGSTVAAGMTSTDIGVSQTGSSTLDPIGASLQRQPDGTWKRTQQNTFGACNDTPIAVGPYDHVAVGGAATVNANFTTTLTATLQDAANQTVTDPAATYTWQSSDETVAQVISTSGNTAVVKGLKVGGPVTITVDATSGGTTKTATAQLTVTQAPGGSISLSLGTSPLVIGYQTQVFVNSGSADKSGNPVFASNVTWSSSDPAIVSVDQRGLVTAAGNGTATITVTAGDGSTASIAVPTEVPLYNASARVGHNTEFGTPTDADASNDVIIAREQYTISYNPQRGGPNWVSWDLSASHLGTRNRCNCYSADTALVRLGYGQYMYNTLDYTNGGYDRGHMEPSADQTATDGENARTFFLTNFLPQQHGLNAGPWENLENALRDSVKAGREAYVIAGGVFTNGVGLGTLKNEGKIAIPDSTWKIVVLMPANTGLANVSSTTDVNVIAVNMPNVSSPPTGDWTAYKTTVAKIQKSTGYDFLAALPDAIECKVEASNCAPTARITGAGVDGGSEGQTLAFDATTSSDPDAGDVLSYEWRVNGQVVGIQPTLSRAFADNGTYEVRLTVSDDKGAASVATRSVTITNVAPTVNAFAGATILRGETYQASGTFSDPGADTFTGTVSYGDAPATSLALGAGTFALSHTYTTAGVRTVTVTVTDDDGGVGTRSAQVTVLSAQQGTQALAGVVSDLQAAGKLSAGEADALRATLDATVKSLLRENATPAENQLQAFMNQVDALLQAGRLSSADAGALTAYAKRIVASM